A part of Chanos chanos chromosome 9, fChaCha1.1, whole genome shotgun sequence genomic DNA contains:
- the LOC115821571 gene encoding interferon-inducible GTPase 5-like yields the protein MSESLSDPDKLQAGAKLRHRYVIPQDIPHGLTNLPPVEITNKEMEKPDDGEEDMCSDLQDIDDTIKKSSPKEANQKIKERLDDLANVNLNIAITGMTGAGKSTLVNAIRGLRNDDELAAKTDVTECTKYPTMYPHPTLPNVKIWDLPGIGTKDFNAKTYLKKVKWDTYDFFLIVSSERFKENDIKLAKAVRKKKKLYYFVRSKIDNDIYAESTKRDFNQENMLKKIRDDCKKNLKGLGSPKVFLISSFDLERYDYPKLISTLEEELPENKRFVLIHSLPVHSLDALERKKKYFRKLIWLSAFGASAVAITPIPGLSLACDYGILVSFFENVYKSFGLDEKSLELLSARVNKPVETLKAAKESRFKDGVNEDVLFDMLKKPIVVAALTIEQLSSFVIGIGSLTAGGVSIATIYHLLKKGLNEMAEDTKRVLKVAEIA from the coding sequence ATGAGTGAATCTTTATCTGACCCAGACAAATTACAGGCAGGTGCCAAACTCCGCCACCGCTACGTAATACCACAAGACATACCACATGGACTGACAAATTTGCCTCCAGTGGAGATCACTaacaaagaaatggaaaaaccTGATGATGGTGAAGAAGACATGTGCTCAGATCTACAGGATATTGACGATACGATCAAAAAATCTTCTCCGAAAGAGGCTAACCAAAAGATAAAAGAGAGGCTTGATGATCTTGCCAATGTTAATTTGAACATTGCTATAACTGGCATGACAGGGGCAGGCAAGTCCACCCTTGTAAATGCCATCAGAGGACTACGCAATGATGATGAACTGGCCGCTAAAACTGATGTAACAGAGTGCACAAAATATCCCACTATGTACCCTCATCCAACACTGCCAAATGTGAAGATCTGGGACCTGCCAGGCATTGGAACCAAAGATTTCAATGCAAAGACATATCTGAAGAAAGTTAAATGGGACACATATGACTTCTTCCTCATAGTGAGCTCAGAAAGGTTCAAAGAGAATGACATTAAGCTGGCAAAAGCAGTtcggaaaaagaaaaagttgtacTATTTTGTACGCTCAAAAATTGACAATGACATTTATGCAGAGTCCACAAAAAGGGACTTTAATCAAGAGAACATGCTCAAAAAAATTAGggatgactgtaaaaaaaacctgaaggGACTAGGAAGTCCCAAAGTCTTTTTGATATCCTCCTTTGATTTAGAGAGATATGACTATCCTAAACTTATCAGTACCCTGGAGGAGGAGCTTCCAGAAAACAAGAGATTtgttctcattcactcattacCAGTTCACTCTCTTGATGCTCttgagaggaagaagaagtatTTCCGGAAGCTGATTTGGTTGTCAGCATTTGGCGCTAGTGCGGTTGCAATCACTCCTATTCCAGGGCTATCACTGGCATGTGATTATGGCATTTTGGTGAGCTTCTTTGAAAATGTCTACAAGTCCTTTGGCCTGGATGAAAAATCACTAGAACTACTGTCAGCAAGAGTCAACAAGCCAGTCGAAACTCTGAAAGCAGCCAAGGAATCACGCTTCAAAGATGGAGTCAATGAAGATGTGTTATTCGATATGCTTAAAAAACCTATTGTGGTAGCTGCACTAACAATTGAGCAACTGTCAAGCTTTGTTATTGGCATTGGTTCACTAACTGCAGGAGGAGTGTCTATTGCCACCATATATCATCTGTTAAAAAAGGGACTGAATGAAATGGCAGAAGATACCAAAAGAGTACTCAAAGTGGCAGAGATAGCATAA